In the Micromonospora narathiwatensis genome, one interval contains:
- a CDS encoding ATP-binding protein — protein MTPHPPRLYRATEHRLAAGVAAGIAEHLGISVLRVRIAFMVLLGLNGLGLLLYAAFWAVVPPRPGDTAVPPRRDLAQLLPFVAIGLGVLLVQMMAFHSVGAAGTAGWLVAIIAVGAGVIWHQSAPERRQQWSGSMAVPWLGAVVEESDRRAFVLRFVGGGVLVAVGIIGVAAVYSPAQNFDAVLNGVIFALVGLAGVGVVTGPMLWRTWNQLRSEREGRIREQERAELAAMVHDQVLHTLALIQRNASDVKTVQRLARGQERSLRNWLYKPTASPTERFAAALEQAAAEVEDTFAITVEAVVVGDRETDERVGALVAAAREALVNAARHAGVSTVSLYAEVEPEQVSVFVRDRGKGFDPDTVEDHRHGVRGSIIGRMKRHGGRAEIRSGPGEGTEVRLILPISGSGSTAERDR, from the coding sequence GTGACCCCGCACCCCCCACGGCTCTACCGGGCCACCGAGCACCGGCTGGCCGCCGGGGTGGCCGCCGGCATCGCCGAGCACCTCGGCATCTCGGTGCTCCGCGTCCGGATCGCCTTCATGGTGCTGCTCGGGCTGAACGGTCTCGGGCTGCTGCTGTACGCCGCCTTCTGGGCGGTCGTCCCGCCCCGCCCGGGCGACACCGCCGTCCCGCCCCGCCGCGACCTCGCCCAGCTCCTGCCCTTCGTGGCGATCGGGCTGGGCGTGCTGCTGGTCCAGATGATGGCCTTCCACTCCGTCGGCGCCGCCGGCACCGCCGGCTGGCTGGTCGCGATCATCGCGGTCGGCGCCGGCGTGATCTGGCACCAGTCCGCGCCCGAGCGTCGCCAGCAGTGGAGCGGGTCGATGGCGGTGCCCTGGCTGGGCGCGGTGGTGGAGGAGAGCGACCGGCGGGCGTTCGTGCTCCGCTTCGTCGGCGGCGGCGTGCTCGTCGCCGTCGGCATCATCGGCGTGGCCGCGGTCTACTCGCCGGCGCAGAACTTCGACGCCGTGCTCAACGGTGTGATCTTCGCGCTGGTCGGGCTGGCCGGCGTCGGCGTCGTGACGGGGCCGATGCTCTGGCGTACCTGGAACCAGCTGCGCTCGGAGCGCGAGGGGCGGATCCGCGAGCAGGAACGCGCCGAGTTGGCCGCGATGGTGCACGACCAGGTGCTGCACACCCTCGCCCTGATCCAGCGCAACGCCAGCGACGTCAAGACCGTGCAGCGGCTGGCCCGCGGCCAGGAACGGTCGCTGCGGAACTGGCTCTACAAGCCGACCGCCTCGCCGACGGAGCGCTTCGCCGCCGCGCTGGAGCAGGCCGCCGCCGAGGTGGAGGACACCTTCGCCATCACCGTCGAGGCGGTGGTGGTGGGCGACCGGGAGACCGACGAGCGGGTGGGCGCGCTCGTCGCCGCCGCCCGGGAGGCGTTGGTCAACGCGGCCCGGCACGCCGGGGTCAGCACGGTGTCGCTCTACGCCGAGGTGGAGCCGGAGCAGGTCAGCGTCTTCGTACGGGACCGGGGCAAGGGCTTCGACCCGGATACGGTGGAGGATCACCGGCACGGCGTCCGGGGCTCGATCATCGGGCGGATGAAGCGGCACGGCGGCCGGGCGGAGATCCGGTCCGGGCCGGGGGAGGGGACCGAGGTCCGGCTGATCCTGCCGATCAGCGGCTCCGGCTCCACGGCGGAAAGGGACAGATGA